In a single window of the Rhopalosiphum padi isolate XX-2018 chromosome 1, ASM2088224v1, whole genome shotgun sequence genome:
- the LOC132932395 gene encoding soluble calcium-activated nucleotidase 1-like has product MSIKLTSLVILAAIATDIVFGAPTPSDINTVTNSECILITQLIDSKYPLTDPIVLPDGSVKYRIAIISDLDGNSVSPNKALTWISYFKKGYLTYNSANKNVSIEWDSTNNGHQFKSNFATSGRGLELSELVTYNGNLITLDDKTGLVYIIDNNALIPWVLVVNGNGRKTKVMKNEWATVKDSKLYVGSHGKEMVSSDGLTVTDRGLMWVKIIDKDGSVQHLNWTENFVKVRAAIDIHFPGYMTHEAVVWSDIHQRWFFLPRKASVDPFDPSTDEQKATNVLLSATAAFDDIKVVRIGQLVPNHGYASFKFIPGTNHSAIAAISTLEEGDTTATFITAFTTDGQVLFPETKVSDLKFEGFEFI; this is encoded by the exons TCCATTAAGTTAACTAGTTTAGTGATTTTGGCTGCCATAGCCACCGATATTGTGTTCGGTGCCCCAACACCCTCAGACATAAATACTGTGACAAATTCTGAATGCATTTTGATAACACAACTCATAGATAGCAAATATCCACTGACCGACCCAATAGTGTTGCCTGATGGCAGTGTCAAGTACCGCATAGCTATTATCAGTGACTTGGATGGCAACTCGGTGAGCCCAAACAAGGCTTTAACGTGGATCAGTTACTTCAAAAAGGGGTATTTGACTTATAATTCAGCCAACAAAAATGTCTCGATTGAATGGGATTCTACGAATAACGGTCATCAATTCAAATCGAATTTCGCAACAAGTGGACGAGGCTTAGAACTATCAGAATTGGTTACCTATAATGGTAATTTAATAACACTTGACGACAAAACTGGTTTggtttatataattgataacaaTGCTTTGATACCTTGGGTATTGGTTGTTAATGGCAATGGACGAAAAACAAAAG TAATGAAGAACGAATGGGCCACAGTCAAGGACTCGAAACTCTACGTGGGCTCGCATGGCAAAGAAATGGTGTCATCGGATGGGCTGACTGTCACCGATCGTGGATTAATGTGGGTGAAGATCATCGACAAGGATGGTAGTGTACAGCACTTAAACTGGACGGAAAACTTCGTCAAAGTTCGGGCGGCTATCGATATACACTTCCCAGGGTACATGACCCACGAGGCGGTTGTGTGGAGTGACATCCATCAACGCTGGTTTTTCTTGCCAAGAAAGGCTTCTGTAGATCCTTTCGACCCGTCGACTGACGAACAAAAGGCAACGAACGTACTGTTGTCGGCCACAGCGGCTTTTGATGACATTAAG GTGGTACGCATTGGCCAACTGGTACCTAACCACGGTTAcgcaagttttaaatttattcctgGAACTAATCACAGCGCGATTGCCGCTATCAGTACACTAGAAGAAGGCGACACCACAGCCACATTTATAACCGCGTTCACCACCGATGGACAGGTTCTTTTCCCGGAAACCAAAGTTTCTGATCTTAAATTTGAaggatttgaatttatataa